From a single Bacillus rossius redtenbacheri isolate Brsri unplaced genomic scaffold, Brsri_v3 Brsri_v3_scf512, whole genome shotgun sequence genomic region:
- the LOC134544898 gene encoding uncharacterized protein LOC134544898 — protein sequence MYHTSVHNFVDGTPAVYRSSQRYESRVNDLPVGFNLGPENPLTTSGLSYEYNKSYCDSFFDEWSAAQKNCLVAGAASVVGWILIIVAIFDLVLGFWDPLGFNSKYPKELLPQLVEQSEFALKQQLGSVEVELPFFTLANLILGQQELAVTSIETLPYIYEYLSSLDVNADGTRIDKGDEISNETAPSFDETIAKTKLYSPEELHEFEKVHARRLTFYKTGPTALLIMAGVFCACLVLGVWIGCIIAAILVGLLSFSLFANSVVGVFSTLDNIGIKL from the exons ATGTATCATACTTCCGTCCATAACTTCGTGGATGGAACACCCGCTGTTTATAGATCTTCACAGCGATACGAATCGCGAGTGAACGATTTACCCGTAGGCTTCAATCTAGGTCCTGAAAATCCCTTGACCACGTCCGGATTATCTTACGAGTATAACAAATCATACTGTGACTCGTTTTTCGACGAATGGAGCGCGgcgcaaaaaaattgt TTGGTTGCGGGTGCCGCCAGTGTGGTGGGGTGGATATtgatcatcgttgcaatttttgaTCTCGTGTTGGGTTTTTGGGACCCCTTGGGGTTCAACAGCAAGTATCCCAAAGAATTGCTGCCTCAGTTGGTGGAGCAATCCGAATTCGCTTTAAAACAACAATTAGGTTCGGTGGAGGTGGAGTTGCCTTTCTTCACCTTGGCCAACCTGATACTCGGGCAGCAGGAATTGGCAGTTACTTCCATCGAGACGTTGCCTTATATATACGAATATTTGTCATCGCTAGATGTGAATGCCGATGGCACCAGAATCGACAAGGGGGATGAAATTTCGAACGAAACGGCACCCTCCTTCGACGAAACGATCGCCAAGACGAAATTATATTCACCCGAAGAATTGCATGAATTCGAGAAAGTTCACGCGAGACGTTTAACTTTCTATAAAACTGGGCCCACGGCCTTGCTCATCATGGCGGGAGTCTTTTGTGCCTGCCTTGTTCTGGGAGTGTGGATAGGATGCATCATTGCCGCTATTTTGGTAGGCCTATTGTCATTTTCTCTCTTTGCAAACTCGGTAGTTGGGGTTTTTTCCACTCTAGACAACATAGGCATTAAATTGTGA